In Atribacteraceae bacterium, the DNA window ACGGAGCGGCCCAGAAATTGCTCCATTTGTTTAGCGTTGTCCCGGATAGTACCCAGAAAAATATCATAGTGGCGGTGTTCGGAGGCGTCGATTCCCTGCAGTCCGGTCATTTTTTCAAACTCTATTCTTTTTTTGCGTAGCGTTGGACTTTCGCGTCGTTCGCTGGGAAAGAATTCCACAATTTCAGCATCCAGGAAGACTATACCCAATTCTTTGGCCACCATTATACGATGATTTCCATCCAAAACATAATATTCATGGCCCACCTGATAAACAATGATGGGAGGCAGAATGTCTCCCCGTTCCATTGCCCGGCGAATCCTAAAGTAACGGATGTCCGGATTTTTCAACCTAAAACCGGGTAACAGATCCTGTACTCGTCCTACGCTTCCCATCACCTGATCAACCGGTATAGGTTTGATCCCTCTGTAGACACGGCTCGAAAGCTTCAGTTGTTTGGAGACCTTACTGAAGCTTTTTACAGGCTTGTTATCCCTTCCGAGAATAGACATGCCGGTCCTCCCCGATCGATTGTATACAGAATAAACAGTCCGGGATTGAATGTATCCTTCATTCTGAATCGTGCAAGGACTCAGTCACCGAGTAACAAGGATTCGGTGTTAATAAAGAGATCAAATCCCAATCGATGAACAATGACCTGCATCTGGTCAGTGACCAGAAGAATCCCGAGGACGATCAGGAGCATGCCGCTGATTATTTCTACCAATCTCCCCCGTCTTTGGATTCCACGAAGCAAGGTCATAGTATACCCCCATCCACTACCCAAGAGCAAAAACGGAAGAGCCAAGCCAGCGGCATAAAATGACAGCAGGAGTCCTCCTTCCATAAACCGGCCCAGGGTAGACACATACAAGAGGATTGAACCGAGGATCGGTCCTACGCAGGGAGCCCATCCCAGAGCAAAAGTCATCCCCAACACCAGGCTTCTGAGCCGGTTCAGACGCCGGCCGGCCTGAAGCCGCTTTTCCGAATACAGCAGGCGAATTTTTAATAATCCGAGGACCTGCAAACCAAAGACGATAATCACGATCCCGGCGATCCGATTGAACCACGGCCGGTAAAGGAAAAGGAGGGTTCCGAGACTGGAGGCTCCCACTCCCAGCACAAAAAACACTCCGGTAAATCCAACCACGAACAATACGGTATGGAGTACGACCCGTTTCCGATTCTTTTCCAGTGAACTGACCCCAGTGACATATCCCAAGTAGGCCGGTGCGATAGCCAGGATACAGGGCGACAGGAAGGATAACAGGCCGGCCAGAAAGCTGATTAGTATATTGAGTTCAAAATCCACTACTACCACTCCTTCAGGAAAAAACTTCTTTGTGAAAAATGGTTGACGCGTTGCCGCATAGTGAGCAAATCTGTCACAGGAGCAAAATGTTTCGGGAGTCGAGGGTGAAGCCCCTTCTCCCGAGCTACACTCAAAACTTGTGTATAGCCAAATGAAAACAGGTGGCGTATCCTAAGGTGAAGTTCAAGCATCACCAAGAAATCACCTCGCTCCCCGAAGGGAGGATAGGCCACGAGAACAGCAAAGCACGTTAGGGAAGAATTGTCAAAGGAAATCACCCAAAATGCGGAAGCAGAATGCCTGATCAATCCAGCCGTCAAGGATCCCTTCACCGAGGTTTTACGGGAAGGAGCCCGCCGGCTGCTCACTCTGGCTATTGAGGCGGAAGTGGAGGCATTCGTGAAGAACCACGAGAACCTGAAAGACGACCAAGGACATCAAGCCATCGTGCGTAACGTTTGCGCATCCGGTACTCGATGGTTTCGTGGACCTGGAAACGCCCGTCGGGAAGCATCCGCTGTTCAATGGTGGCTGATTCTATGGAGTAGAGAGCATCGAAATACCATACGAAATACGGATTAACAGGCGGGCGGACTGTTTTGCTTTATTCGGCGAAGTTGAAGGAGGCCAGGATCTGATCCAGTACCGGTTGAAATGCTTCACGGTATTCGTCGAGCACTCCGATCATCAGGAAGAGATCTTCACCGGTTTCCAGGATCCCCTCGACGGCGATAAACCGTCCGTGAGTTCCATCCATTTTGTTATGTAGATACACTGAGCGGCCGTCTTTACCGAGGAACTGGATGGTTTCATCGGAGATTCGATCAACATTTTCCTCGTCCTCCATGGTAAACAAATGGCGATGACCATGTAGTGAGTCGGTTCTTCGACGTCACCGACATACCAGCCCATTTCCAGTTCTCCGAAGCCGATCTCTTCCTCTAGCTTCTGTCAGTTGGCAGGGAGCTGAAAAGTCATGCTTCCCAGGGTGATCGTTTGCCACCCGTCCTGGGCCCCGGCGAGAGTCGGGAGGAGTAAAGCATAAAAGACCAAGACGGTGATACCGATTATGAGTGTTTTTTTCATGGGACGACCTCCTATGGTGTTTAGTCGGATCGGTGGTGATGCCAGCCCGTTGAGGAGCCTTGGCCTTTTCCTCTCTTCGATTGGTAGTGGTTGTTTTGATGTTCAGTTCCCCAGGGTGAATGAGGCGAGGATTTGATCCAGTTCCGACTTGAACGCTTCGAATGATTCTTGTAGAACGGCAACCATCATGAAAAGGTCTTCTCCGGTTCTCAGGACTCTCTCCAGCCCAAGGTAGACCAGGAATCCATCTTCCATTTCGTCGTACAGGACGACCATTCGGCCTTCTTTCCCGAGGAACATGACAGGTTCGTCGGTCAGGATATCATAGTCTTATGCCGATAATGAATGCTTTATGCATGTGAAGACCTCCTTTTTCAGTAGAACGGTGATCAGTAATCGGTTGTACGTCAGCCCCCTCTCGATCTCGGGAGAGGGGGCTTTCATTCCCCCGGTGCCCCTCGTTCGAGAGTTCCTTCCTCGCTCAATGTTCAACGGCTTTTCTGACCGTCCCGCTTCTTGTGTCTCTCTTTCGACTGAATCCCCGTCCCCCTTCCTGTCCCACCGGGCATGTCTGATCAGGCGGCAGGTCTTTCGAACAGGTATTCTGCAACCATAACGATATTGTAATCGATCTTTGTCTTGTCGTAAATTCGTGGTGAGTCGAGAGACGGTCGGAGGAAACAGGCGGTTTTGCGATGCCGATGTGTGACAGGGAAAATGGTGTCCGTGACCGCTCAAGAGACAACATGAAAAAGAGGTCCATCTTGCCACATCCCTCAGGGGCAGTTCCCCCTGACCTCGTAATCCCAGGCCGTCCCTTCTTCCGGCCCGTAGACGATCACCTTGAAGGCATTGGCCTGTCCCTTGACGAAGACGCCGTCGACCTGGCCCTGTCCCGGACCGGACAAACCGCCCGGATAGAGCTGGGGGTTCCGGTCGATGTAGGACTGTTCGCCCCGCCACTCGGTGTCGAGTACCCTGACGCCTGCCGGGTATTCGACCACGTAGCGGTCCGGGACGCTATGGGCGTTGAACCGGAGATCAAAGGACGTTCCCGCCGGCATGGCGCTGATATCCCAGGTGTCCTCGGTACCCAGGTACCCGCCGCTCTGGGCGGCCTTCCACGCGTTGCATTCATCGAGGACGGCATCCCGGGGTCTCCCCGATCTCGATGCCTTCCTCAGGCAATGCCATGGCGGTGACGGTTTTCGTGATGGACAGGTCATAGGTACCGGGCGGTGCCGTGACGGTGACAGCGGTGCTGGCGGTGTTGTTGGCGGGATCGGTATCCAGGTTTGCGTCATCCGGTCCCTCGATGGTGGCGGTATTGACGATGTCACGCCCGATCGTCTCGGTCACGGTCTCCTGGTAGGTCCAGGTCCAGGTTTCCCCCACCTCCAGAATGTTGTCCTGGTTCCCTCCGGTCTTCACCGCATCGTCATTGTTGAGAATGCGCCCGTTGTCCCGGATCACCGGGTTGGCCACCGGTACGCCGGACAGGTTCTGGGCCACGACGGTATAGGTGAGCTGGGTGGGGATTCCGGCGGTGATGGTGGTCTGCGCTTCGAACCGGTAGCTCCCGTGCCACGACCCGTAATTCCCGCTGGTTATCCCGAAACTGGTACTTCCCTGGTAGCTGGCTTGCCCCGGAAGAACGGTCACCGTGACGACCCCGCTTTCACCCTGACGGAGCACCCCGGCATGAACGGCGGCCGTGGCGAGATTGGAGTCGTCGGTGTACACCCCGGTTCCCCATACACTTCCTGAGACAGCCCCCGTGACCAGAAAACGGAACGTTTCACCGGCCTTATCCCGGTAAGCGGTCAGGTTTCCCGGGTCGGGCAGGACAGCGAGGTCCGGTACCGCAGCGTTTCTCGGAACTCCCCGCTGCGCCAGGAGCTGTTCCAGATACACCTGTTCATCAGGAGTCATACTGGAGCGGACCTGTTCTTGTTCGGCCGAACTCAGGGAGAGATAATGTTCGACGAAATCATCCCAGGTTTGCTGCGCCAGAACGGTCCCTATGCCAGCCACCAATAGGCCGGCCACGATCAAACCAACCAGAAACCTTCTGTACATGATGTTCTGCCTCCTCGTGATTCCTTTTGTAATCGGTCGACACGGAATATGAGATATCTTGACCTCCTTCCAGGCGATGCCCGTTACGGGGCCGCATATCCTTCGACAGTGACGAACCCCCGGTTACCTGATGCTTCGTTGAACGACCAGGTGCCGGGGTGTGAAACCACCACCCGGTAGGTGCCCGGGGGTAACAGAAGATCAGGATTGACGACCCAGTACACATCGGGAAAATCACCGGGTCCGGGTTTCCCGGTAGCGGTCCAGGGATCGTATTCAGTCCCGTCCTCCTCCATCAGGGCAATGGATCCTACGAGAGCAGGGGAGGGGAAGTGGAAGGTTTCCAGCCTGGTGATGACATGGGGTGTATCCAGGGTAAACTCAGAGACCTCAGGGGGACCCTGGGGAACGGGAAAGGACAGAAGATCGTTAAAGATGGAAAGGATTTCATAAGGTTCGGGAGCCCTTTCGATGGTGAAGGGCATCCGTACTCCCCGGGTGATCATTGCCCCGGTCAGGGACCGGACCTGGCCAGCGATGAACAGGTAATAGGTTTCACCCGGGATCCATCCGGTATCGGGTGGTTCGATCATCACTTGGTGGGGTCGCCCCGGATCAAAGCCGAGTGTCACTCCTGGTATGGGGAATTGTCCATCCTCTTCCTGAGCGACAAAAATGGTGGCAGGGTTCACGGTGGCTTCATCGAGTCCTTCGGCGAAGGTGACTGCCCAACCCCTGTCGGAAGGGAGATCGCTGATTCCCGGCCATTCTTCCCACGGCGAGACCGGTGGTTCGGGCGCGGGAGAGGGCGTTGGGAGAACCGGTACCGGTGGTGGTGAGGGGGGAGCCGGTATCTCCGACGGAGGAGACGGCGGTATTGTGGGAACCGGAGGCGGTGACGGTGGTGTGGTCGTTGGGGTAACGGCCGGCTCCGGTGAAATGGTTTCCGGGATGCGGACTTCTTCAATGCCGGCTGTAAAAGTCCAGGTGTGGTTTTGACCTAAAGGATTTCTCTCGTGGTCATTTTCCACAGAGAGAAATACGGTGAGTACGCCATCCCGATCTGTCCGAACACGGTACCAGTGTTCACCAGCCAGGTAACCCCGGGCGGTGAAGCCTAAACGGCCGCTGAATGACCCCTCTATGGGTGTTTTCTCACCCCGGGCTTCTTCCCGGACAGGCATGACGTTCACGGTGAGGAGTCCTTCTTCTTCAATGGATACGGTCCACCAGTCCTCGGTATCCGTCCACCCGTTCCGCCAGTAGCCCAGGTGGCCTGGGTTGGTTTGTCCCAAGTTGAGAAGCGAAGCGTCGAACCAGCGGTCATTGGGTTCGGTACCGGTTGGCGGATCAGGATCAAACGCTGCCTCCAGCTCGTAACTCCATTGTTCGCCGGTCCGCTCCAGCTTGACGTAGTAATCCCCTGGAAACAGGCCGGCGGAGATCATCCCGGGGTCCCGGCCTTCCACCCGGACTTTACCGATTTCAGTCATCCCATTGATATCATAGAGAATCAGCTGCCCCTGGGTCCTGATCGGACCCTTGAGGGTAAGCGTCAGGAATCCCGATTCCGGGATAACCAGGCGGGAAAATTCCACCGTATGGTCAGGACCCATTTCTCCGGTCACCGTCTGGTTGAGCGGGAGGTCCCCCCCGTAGATCACCGGAACATCAAGAGCGGCATGCTGGGCGTTCACCCGGCCGGTCAATCCGATCGTGATCGCTATCGACAGGATAAAGACGATGAGTTTTCCGAAAAAAGAACAACCTTTCATGGAGTCGACACCTCCTCTGAAATACAGGGTGTAGGAGTTTAGGGGTTGAGGAGATTAGGAAAAACAACTCCGAACCTCCCAACCGGTTCCCAACCTTGAACATTGAACTTTGAATGAGCTTTCCTCCCACCCTTCTTACGTCTTACCGGCCACTTACTTCTCACTCTTCACTCTACCGCGCTTCCCGGTAGGCGACGATCGTGTCGTTTTGATAATCCATCTCGGCCTGCTTTCGGCCGTCATCGTGCCACTTGATCCACGTGCCGTGGCGTTGATTGTTCAGGAAAGGGCCTTCTGATTCCTTCCGGCCGTTCCGGTAATATATGTCCAGGTGCCGTGACGAATGTCATTCACGTAGGGGCCGCTCTGGCCGATGGATCCGTTGTCATACCATGAAGTCCAGGTACCCTGCCTTTTTCCATCCTGGTATGGTCCTTCCGCCCGCTTCCTGCCATTGTCATACCAGGAGGTTTTGGTACCGTGTTTGACACGGTTTCCCGCTGAATCGATGTAGTAGGTGTATTGAAGCCTGGGCTGGCCGTTCGGATAATTTTCCCGGTGGGTCAAAAGGGCCGGGCCGGGGGTGATGACCCGTAACGGTATCCTCACCATGGCTACCATCGTTCCCGTTGCCTTGTCGAAGGCTTTGGCGGTGATATCGAACGTTCCGCTTCGTTGGAAGGTATGAGTAAGATCCCGGTCATCACTGTGGACCGGGTCTGTTCCGTCTCCGAAACTCCAGACGTACTTGACCTCAGTAACCGAGGGCGGTTGGTTTAAGAGGGTCACGGTGAAACGGATCGATTCACCGGTTTTGATCTCTGAAAGATCGGATGGACTCAGCAGGAGAACAGAATCAGGAGTCGGCGTCGGCATCGGCGTCGGAGTCGGTGTCGGCGTCGGAGTCGGAGTCGGCGTCGGAGTCGATGGCACAGGGGGTATTTTCTCCTCAGGTGGAATGGTCGGTACCGGTGGCGGAGTGAGAACTGGAGTCGGTTCCGGTATGGGCGGTAGGGGTGGCGGGGTGATCAAGGGTTCTATGGTCATGACCTGAAGTGTCTGGCTGGTTGGAGGTTCGGGTGTCCGATCGACTGGTTCGATGGAGACCACACGGAACGCTGGTATGGCTGGTGAGTGCGGCGGGTCATATGGTTCGATGGATACGATGGAAAGAAAAGGTTTACCCTCTCTCATCCGGGGTATTTCCGGAGGCTGAATCGGAGAGGGTTCCGGGGCAGGCGGAGGGATCTGTGCTCCTTCGCTGGTCCACGGAGTGGGCGTTTCTCGAAGTGAGGGCTGGAAGCCGTATACCAGGTAGGGTTGCAGGCCGTGGGAAACATATACCCTGCCCGTCCGATCCACGGCGATCCCGTCAACTGAGCGCATGGTGGACATATCCGGGCGGATTTGGCCGGGAACATCGGTGGTTTCCAGTCTCGACCAGGCCTGGCGGAGTTGGAGATCCGGGTCGAACTTCAGGATCGAGTGCGACCAGTCGTCGGCGACAAACAGGTTACCGTCGTGGTCGAAGCCCAGGCCGGCGGGAGTGAAGTAGGGTGGATCGGAAGGAAAATCCAGAGTCAGGAACACCTCCTGGTGCCGTTGTGCCCGGTAAAGAAACCGGAGGAAGTGTCCGTTGGAGTCAAACACCTGGATCCGGTCGTTTCCGGCGTCACTGACGAAAACCTGGCCGAGAGGATTGACCGCTACTCCGGCCAGGGAAAGATCGGAAAAGGAAAATTCTCCCGGTCCATCCCCGTCCGATCCCCAGGCGGTGAGAAATTCCCCGTTCGGGTCGAATTTTTGCAGACGGAAATTCCCGGTGTCGACCACATAGACTGACCCTTCCCGATCCACCGCGATTCCCCGGGGATTGTTGAATTCACCGGGACCATCCCCCCATTGACCCCACTGGGTGATGGGTTGTCCCGATGGGTCGAATTTCTGAACCCGGTTGTTCCAGTCAGTGACATACACGTACCCTTCCCGGTCCACAGTGATTCCTTCAGGGTAAGAGAACTCACCGGGTCCGTTCCCCCGGTTTCCCCATTCCCGCAGAAGGCTCCCCTGAGCATCAAAGACCACAATCCGGTGTGGTTTCCCCGATCAGCGATGTAGAGGCTACCCGACGCATCACAGGCCAGACCGCTGGGAGAATCGAGTGTCACGCCTGATGGTTCGTTTCCCAGTTGGGATACCAGAGTATAGGGAAAGGGGTGGAAAGATATGCTGTCCAACACCAGTTGCACCAGAGTGTTTTGATCGTCCTGTATACCATGGGGAAGAATGAAAACCAGGGCGATGGGTACATCCCCTTCAAATGCCGGTGAGAGAAATACCGCGTGAAAGTGTATTTCGTTTGCCACCTCCGGTACCAATAGAGAAAAAAGGTAATATACCGCTGTCCTCCCCCCGATGGAGAGATCTTCGGTCCGGTGGTGTAATTGCCCCATGGTCGTCAGCTCCGAGACCATCTCTTCTTCCATCTCCCGAATGCCCTCGCCACGGCCGATCACCAGGAAATCCGTCCTTCCGGCGGGATTCCCCTCGGTCAGTGTCAGGTGTTCATCGATCAGAACAAACCCTCCAAGCTGGTCCCGTTCCTGTCCGGGGCTCAGGAAAACCCAGTCATCGGGCAGGTGAAGCGTCATATGATAGACTGTTCGCTCACTCCAGCCGGGAGGGGGAGGAGGTGTTTCCTGGGTGAGTGATGGCTGGGCGTAGGACAGGCACGTGAACATACCCCATGAAATGAAAAGGGTAAAGACGATAAAGACGGTTGTGGCAAAGGGTAGTCGATAGGTTGTTTTCGTCGGGCGATCAGGCATGACAGTCGTCACGTTGCGGATACCCTCCTCTGTCAATAAAAGGTTTGGAACAGGTTATGAAAAGGTTGAAAGGCTTGTGTGGAAGACATATCAACCCTTATGGCCCCTTAGGGTCTCTCATCCCCTGTCCTACTTTGAATTCTAACTGCTGGAGGTTGTGTCACCTGGCCGGTATAAGTAAAAGCACGAATTCCGACCCTGTATCACCGACCGGATCCCAGACAAATCCCCTTCATTGTATCACGCCACCATCCATCTGGAAATTAAATTAAAACTTGGCTGATCAGCCGGAAGGCTATACCCGGGCTCTTTTGTAAATACGTTCTCCCTCGGGCGAATTCCCTCGACAAATTGCCTCCCTTCCGCTACCCCTGTAACCGGAAAACTCCCTCCCCCGCCTTTTTTACCGTTTCCCGGCATGAAGAAAGAGCTTAAGAACCATATTGAGCAGGCTTACCCGGGACACTCCCGGGAGCCGGTGGAGCACTTTGCCGGTCCTGGACCTCTCAAGCTGGAGGCGGGTTTTGCCAAGACCGGGAGGAGGGCTTGTCAATGGCAGAATAAAAGTACCCGGGGGAAACGTGGTATGGGGCCATCAACTCCTCCCCTGTCACTAACGCTGGCTATGGATAGACTTCTGCGGGCTTCTTTCCGGAATAACTCACTCCGGGGAACGCGGATTTTCGGGTTGAGGCCATCGGTTTGGTGCGTTTCCCTTGACCATTCCTCATTAACGGACGCGAGGTGATTATCTGGTGGGACAAAAAGCGCCTCACCGGGGGAGCCGGCTCAAAAAGCGGGCTTGAATTGAGGGGGTCAGGGGGTGATCATTAGCTGGGTGATTTCCTCGATGGATGTATCTTCTTTTTGAAAATCGCCTATCTTTTGCCCGTGACTGAGAACGATGATGCGGTCGACCACCGGGTAAACATGATATAGGTTATGGGAAATAAAAATGCTCGATATCTCCTGGTTTTTGAGCTCTTTAATAAAATCCAGTACTTTTTTCGATTCCATGATCGATAAACTGCTCGTCGGTTCGTCAAGGATAACCAATTTTGATTTGAAATACATGGCCCGGGCGATGGCTACGCCCTGTCTTTGACCTCCGGAAAGTTCGTCCACCAAGGCATGTGGGGAACGCAACCGTAGGTTCACCCCTTGCAAGGCTTCCATAGATTCCCTTTCCATGCGGGAGATATCAAGATAACGAGAAAACCCCAGTGTGGCCTGAGCCAATTCCCGACCCATGAAGATATTTCTCATGATACTCATTTTTGGAACCATGGCCGCTTCCTGATAAATGGTTTCAATGCCCAGGCTGCGGGCTTCCCGGGGGGAAGAAAAATGCATCTCTTTTCCTTCAAAAAAGATCCTTCCCTCATCTGGCGGGTGATATCCTGAAAGAATCTTGATCAGGGTCGATTTGCCAGCTCCGTTGTCTCCCAGAAGTCCGACAATCTCACTGTACCCAACGTGAAAATCAACAGTCTTTAGGGCGCACACCCCGCTGAACCATTTATGTATGTTCTGCATATCGACGAGATGATTGTTTTTCGACATGTCTAACACCTCAATTTCTTCGCGCGTTCTCGGACATAGATATTGAGAATGACGGCCGAAATGGTGGCAATCCCAATGAACACCCGGAACCAGTAACCAGGTGCACGGGCCATCACCAACCCGTTATCGATCACCCGGATCAGGAACGAACCGACTAGAGTTCCGATAACCGTTCCCACCCCGCCAGCCAGAGCGGTTCCCCCAATCACTGTCGCTGCGATGGCCTCAAGTTCCAGCCCCGTTCCCATAGTTGGGATGCTGGTACCGAGACGGAAAGATTGAACAATCCCGGTAAAACCGGCCAAAAAAGAACAGAGCATGAAATTTAACAGTTTAACCCGATTGGTTTCGATGCCCATAGCCCGGGCGGCGAATTGATTTCCACCGGTGGCGAAGACCCAGTTTCCAAAGTCGGTTCGCTCTAAAATGATCCAGATAACGACGGTGATCACCACATACCAGATAATGGAGGCACGCAAGATCCCGATACGACCAACCAAAAAATGGGTATTAATCTCCGGAGGGAAAAAAGGCGGCCACCCTCCGGTAATGAGCAAGATCGCACCTCGCCAGATCATCATTCCACCAAGGGTGGTAATGAAGGAAGGAATACCGAAAGTAAGGGTAATAAAACCATGTAGCGCCCCAATGCCGATGGCCATCAAGAGGGCTGTAGCTAACGCTAAAATCGTATACATTCCAGCATCAACCAACATGATCAGCATTATTGGAGTAAAAGCAAATACCGAACCTACCGAAAGGTCGAATTCCCCTGAGATCATGAGCATGGTTACCCCAACAGCCACAATACCAAGTTCTGGGATGATCTCGAGGACGACCCCGATGTTGTGCCGGCTTAAAAAGAGGGGGGAAATCAGAAAGAAAACCAAAATAACTACGAAGAGCATAATGAAACTGCTGATTTCCCGAAGTAAAAGAACTTTCTTAATTTGATTCATAATTTGCATCATTCACCCCCCCCATGCTCATCAGAAAGTGGAGGAGTCAGTGCTCCTCCACTTTCTGATTCCGAATTGGATTATAATTCAGCGTATCCGCTCACGGGCAAGCTCGATGACCATATCGACATTCGTTGCGTCAACAAGAGCATTGCCAGTATTGACATCCCAGGCGCTCAAGCCGTACTCGAGCATGAGGTAAAGTTGGACCACTGCCAGATATCCCTGTAGATATGGTTGCTGATCAACGGTAAGCTGAATATACCCAGCCTGAATGCCCGTGAGCACTTCAGGGACAAGGTCGAATCCACCTATCAAAAGTTCTCCGGGCTCAAATCCCAGGGCTTCAGCCGCTCGGGCCGCAGCCGCGTGATTATATTCTACGGTCAGAACTCCTCTGGTTTCCGGATTGGCATGAAGATAGGCTTGAATCCGAGATTGTGCTACGTCCATGAGAATCGTGGTATCCAATATCTCGTATGAATGACCTTTTTCTTCGAGATAGCCAACAATGCCTTTCGCTCTCTGCTCGGCCCAAACTTGGCCGGGGCCACCGTTACTTATCAGGAAATGGTAAGTCTCCCCTTCCGGAATATCGGCCAGAAGGGCTTGAGCCAAGATTCGCCCGGCCACGACCAAATCCTGCCCGATATATGAAAGGCGGGCATTCCCGGCTGCGCCTTCCGGGTCATCGGTATTCGAACAGATCACCAGGATACCCATATCGATGGCTCTTTGGATCACATCGTCGAACATGTCCGGATGGGGGATGGAGGTGATGATTCCATCGGGCCTAAGAGCCAAAGTCGCTTCGAAACTGGCCAATTGAGAAGCAAAATCCCCTTCTTCAGTAGGTCGTATCATTACGAAATCAATCCCGTATCTTGCCGCTGCCTCCCGCGCGCCCCGGTAGACGGAGGCCCAAAAAACATTTCCCTCTCCTCCGTGGGTCAGGAACGTAAAACTGTATTTGGCGAAAGCGCTCCCCGCACATACAAACACCAGAACTAAAACAACAACCAACAAAAAGGAAATTTTCGTTTTTTTATGCATGTCCAGACCTCCTCACTAAATGAATAGGATGACGAGAAACAAGCGAACGAAACCCGCTCTATCCGATCTTTTGGAAACCACCTCCCTTCTCGCAGACACTTTACCATTTAAGAAATTTTTGTCAAGACAGCGTATTGCCTTACAGAAGGAAGGAATTTGGTCTTTTTGGCCTCATCGGACAACGTTGGGGAGAAGTCCTGTGTTTTGCGAAGATTTAGCTGGCCTATTCCCCGATAATCTTGATTAAAACCCTCTTTTTTCGTTTCCCGTCGAATTCGCCATAAAATATCTGTTCCCAGGGACCGAGATCTAGTTGGCCGGCAGTCACGGCGATCACTACTTCACGACCCATAATCGTACGTTTTAAATGGGCATCGGCATTGTCTTCAAACCCATTGTGAAGGTATTGGTCATAGGGTTTTTCCGGAGCCAACTTTTCCAGCCAGATTTCGAAATCGCGATGCAGACCCGCTTCGTGGTCATTGATAAAAACGCTGGCTGTAATGTGCATGGCGTTACAAAGCAGCAGTCCTTCCGATATGTCGCTTTCCCGTAGCGCCTCGGTCACCTGGGGGGTTATGTTGATGATCTCGCGGCGCTTGTGAACATCAAACCAGACCTCTTTTCGATAACTCTTCAGAAAAAACACCGTCCTCTCTCGTATCCTGTAATGACTTC includes these proteins:
- a CDS encoding LCCL domain-containing protein → MYRRFLVGLIVAGLLVAGIGTVLAQQTWDDFVEHYLSLSSAEQEQVRSSMTPDEQVYLEQLLAQRGVPRNAAVPDLAVLPDPGNLTAYRDKAGETFRFLVTGAVSGSVWGTGVYTDDSNLATAAVHAGVLRQGESGVVTVTVLPGQASYQGSTSFGITSGNYGSWHGSYRFEAQTTITAGIPTQLTYTVVAQNLSGVPVANPVIRDNGRILNNDDAVKTGGNQDNILEVGETWTWTYQETVTETIGRDIVNTATIEGPDDANLDTDPANNTASTAVTVTAPPGTYDLSITKTVTAMALPEEGIEIGETPGCRPR
- a CDS encoding ATP-binding cassette domain-containing protein; amino-acid sequence: MSKNNHLVDMQNIHKWFSGVCALKTVDFHVGYSEIVGLLGDNGAGKSTLIKILSGYHPPDEGRIFFEGKEMHFSSPREARSLGIETIYQEAAMVPKMSIMRNIFMGRELAQATLGFSRYLDISRMERESMEALQGVNLRLRSPHALVDELSGGQRQGVAIARAMYFKSKLVILDEPTSSLSIMESKKVLDFIKELKNQEISSIFISHNLYHVYPVVDRIIVLSHGQKIGDFQKEDTSIEEITQLMITP
- a CDS encoding secondary thiamine-phosphate synthase enzyme YjbQ; its protein translation is MFFLKSYRKEVWFDVHKRREIINITPQVTEALRESDISEGLLLCNAMHITASVFINDHEAGLHRDFEIWLEKLAPEKPYDQYLHNGFEDNADAHLKRTIMGREVVIAVTAGQLDLGPWEQIFYGEFDGKRKKRVLIKIIGE
- a CDS encoding substrate-binding domain-containing protein, coding for MHKKTKISFLLVVVLVLVFVCAGSAFAKYSFTFLTHGGEGNVFWASVYRGAREAAARYGIDFVMIRPTEEGDFASQLASFEATLALRPDGIITSIPHPDMFDDVIQRAIDMGILVICSNTDDPEGAAGNARLSYIGQDLVVAGRILAQALLADIPEGETYHFLISNGGPGQVWAEQRAKGIVGYLEEKGHSYEILDTTILMDVAQSRIQAYLHANPETRGVLTVEYNHAAAARAAEALGFEPGELLIGGFDLVPEVLTGIQAGYIQLTVDQQPYLQGYLAVVQLYLMLEYGLSAWDVNTGNALVDATNVDMVIELARERIR
- a CDS encoding ABC transporter permease; protein product: MNQIKKVLLLREISSFIMLFVVILVFFLISPLFLSRHNIGVVLEIIPELGIVAVGVTMLMISGEFDLSVGSVFAFTPIMLIMLVDAGMYTILALATALLMAIGIGALHGFITLTFGIPSFITTLGGMMIWRGAILLITGGWPPFFPPEINTHFLVGRIGILRASIIWYVVITVVIWIILERTDFGNWVFATGGNQFAARAMGIETNRVKLLNFMLCSFLAGFTGIVQSFRLGTSIPTMGTGLELEAIAATVIGGTALAGGVGTVIGTLVGSFLIRVIDNGLVMARAPGYWFRVFIGIATISAVILNIYVRERAKKLRC
- a CDS encoding 6-bladed beta-propeller, with product MVFDAQGSLLREWGNRGNGPGEFSYPEGITVDREGYVYVTDWNNRVQKFDPSGQPITQWGQWGDGPGEFNNPRGIAVDREGSVYVVDTGNFRLQKFDPNGEFLTAWGSDGDGPGEFSFSDLSLAGVAVNPLGQVFVSDAGNDRIQVFDSNGHFLRFLYRAQRHQEVFLTLDFPSDPPYFTPAGLGFDHDGNLFVADDWSHSILKFDPDLQLRQAWSRLETTDVPGQIRPDMSTMRSVDGIAVDRTGRVYVSHGLQPYLVYGFQPSLRETPTPWTSEGAQIPPPAPEPSPIQPPEIPRMREGKPFLSIVSIEPYDPPHSPAIPAFRVVSIEPVDRTPEPPTSQTLQVMTIEPLITPPPLPPIPEPTPVLTPPPVPTIPPEEKIPPVPSTPTPTPTPTPTPTPTPMPTPTPDSVLLLSPSDLSEIKTGESIRFTVTLLNQPPSVTEVKYVWSFGDGTDPVHSDDRDLTHTFQRSGTFDITAKAFDKATGTMVAMVRIPLRVITPGPALLTHRENYPNGQPRLQYTYYIDSAGNRVKHGTKTSWYDNGRKRAEGPYQDGKRQGTWTSWYDNGSIGQSGPYVNDIRHGTWTYITGTAGRNQKALS
- a CDS encoding cytochrome c biogenesis protein CcdA; protein product: MDFELNILISFLAGLLSFLSPCILAIAPAYLGYVTGVSSLEKNRKRVVLHTVLFVVGFTGVFFVLGVGASSLGTLLFLYRPWFNRIAGIVIIVFGLQVLGLLKIRLLYSEKRLQAGRRLNRLRSLVLGMTFALGWAPCVGPILGSILLYVSTLGRFMEGGLLLSFYAAGLALPFLLLGSGWGYTMTLLRGIQRRGRLVEIISGMLLIVLGILLVTDQMQVIVHRLGFDLFINTESLLLGD